The proteins below come from a single Miscanthus floridulus cultivar M001 chromosome 1, ASM1932011v1, whole genome shotgun sequence genomic window:
- the LOC136493266 gene encoding histone H4, with protein sequence MSGRGKGGKGLGKGGAKRHRKVLRDNIQGITKPAIRRLARRGGVKRISGLIYEETRGVLKIFLENVIRDAVTYTEHARRKTVTAMDVVYALKRQGRTLYGFGG encoded by the coding sequence ATGTCGGGCCGCGGCAAGGGAGGCAAGGGCCTGGGCAAGGGCGGCGCCAAGCGCCACCGGAAGGTGCTCCGCGACAACATCCAGGGCATCACGAAGCCGGCGATCCGGAGGCTGGCGAGGAGGGGCGGCGTGAAGCGCATCTCCGGGCTGATCTACGAGGAGACCCGGGGCGTGCTCAAGATCTTCCTCGAGAACGTCATCCGCGACGCCGTCACCTACACGGAGCACGCCCGCCGCAAGACCGTCACCGCCATGGACGTCGTCTACGCGCTCAAGCGCCAGGGCCGCACTCTCTACGGATTCGGCGGCTGA